A genomic segment from Peribacillus sp. ACCC06369 encodes:
- a CDS encoding TrkH family potassium uptake protein: MFAIKKILSKLTPAQLIVGYYFLAVSISTVLLSLPVALKPGVEFEFMDALFTAVSAVSVTGLTVVSLPEVYNEVGYFILMFVLQFGGIGIMTLGTFFWLILGKKIGLKERQLIMTDQNQSNLSGLVKLLIQIIQIFVVIEMIGALVLGIYFLDYFPNWKEAFLNGLFLAVSATTNAGFDITGISMIPFKDDYFVQFITIILLTLGAIGFPVLIELKEFLSNRARTYKFHFSLFTKLTSVTFFSLIIGGTILIYLLEMNGLFKDKSWHESFFYSLFMSSNTRSGGLATMNVSDFSEPTLLLMSILMFIGASPSSVGGGIRTTTLAIMILFLWNFMRGRRSIKVFKREIHPDDIRKATAVMIMGSLLCIMAVFILSITENFTLMQIIFEVCSAFGSVGLSMGITPELSNTGKIVIMIIMFIGRVGITSLLYIIGHKEVTENFHYPKERVIIG, translated from the coding sequence ATGTTTGCTATCAAAAAAATATTATCAAAGTTAACACCAGCTCAGCTTATCGTCGGTTATTATTTTTTGGCCGTCAGTATCTCGACCGTACTGTTGAGTCTCCCGGTTGCTCTTAAGCCAGGCGTAGAATTTGAATTCATGGATGCTTTATTCACAGCCGTAAGTGCAGTAAGTGTAACAGGCCTAACAGTTGTTAGTTTGCCCGAAGTGTATAATGAGGTAGGCTATTTCATTCTAATGTTTGTTCTCCAATTTGGCGGTATTGGCATAATGACACTTGGTACGTTTTTCTGGTTGATTTTGGGTAAGAAAATCGGCTTGAAGGAAAGACAATTGATCATGACAGATCAAAACCAATCGAATCTTTCGGGGCTTGTTAAATTATTGATTCAAATCATTCAGATATTTGTCGTAATTGAAATGATTGGGGCTCTAGTTTTAGGCATTTACTTTCTGGATTATTTTCCAAACTGGAAAGAAGCCTTTTTAAATGGTTTATTTTTAGCCGTAAGTGCCACCACGAATGCTGGTTTTGATATTACCGGTATTTCAATGATTCCATTTAAAGACGATTATTTTGTACAGTTCATCACGATTATCCTGCTTACCCTTGGAGCCATTGGGTTTCCTGTCTTGATTGAGCTGAAAGAGTTTTTGTCCAATCGTGCCCGTACTTATAAGTTTCATTTTTCTTTGTTCACGAAGCTGACATCAGTCACTTTCTTTTCCCTTATCATTGGGGGAACGATCCTGATTTACCTGTTGGAAATGAATGGTTTATTTAAAGATAAAAGCTGGCATGAATCGTTCTTTTACTCTTTATTTATGTCTTCTAATACGCGAAGCGGCGGATTAGCAACAATGAATGTGAGCGATTTCTCGGAACCGACCCTTTTATTGATGAGCATATTGATGTTTATTGGGGCATCCCCTAGCTCAGTCGGAGGAGGTATCCGGACAACAACCCTGGCAATAATGATTCTCTTTTTATGGAATTTCATGAGGGGAAGGCGTTCCATTAAAGTGTTCAAGCGGGAGATTCATCCCGATGATATTCGAAAGGCAACTGCAGTTATGATCATGGGATCGCTCCTTTGCATAATGGCGGTCTTCATTTTATCGATTACTGAGAATTTTACTTTGATGCAAATCATTTTTGAAGTATGTTCGGCTTTTGGTTCAGTTGGCCTCTCGATGGGAATCACGCCTGAACTCAGTAATACCGGTAAAATTGTCATAATGATCATTATGTTTATTGGCCGTGTCGGGATAACATCCCTTCTGTATATCATAGGCCATAAAGAAGTTACGGAAAATTTCCATTATCCAAAGGAACGCGTCATCATTGGATAA